The nucleotide sequence TGCGGCGGTGGCGGTCAGCCCCGTGGCGAGGATCGCCGCGGTGACGAGGTTGCGCGTATAGGACATGGTTCCTCCCTTTCGTCCTTCGGCCCGTCGGGCCATTTTCGTCGGGGTCTCCCTCCCCGGATCGTCTCAGTGCGTGTCGTCGCGGTCCCGGTTGTGGTCCCGCTTGTGATCGACGACGCCGCGCGTGCCGAGAAACCGGCGCGCGCTCTCCACGGCCGCGAGGATCTGGTCGCGCACCTCGCGGGTGTGCAGCCGGACCTTGCGGGCCGCCTCGTCCGCGTCGCCGGCGGCGACGAGGTCGAGAATTTCGGTATGTTCCTGCCAGGCGGTCTCGCGCTGCGCCGCGTCGCTGGCCAGGAGCCAGCGCAGCCGCAGCGCGCGGCCCACCGCGGCGCGCACGGCGTCGCGCAGGAAGGGGTTGCCCGAGAGCGCCGCCAGCTCGACATGCACGTCGAGCCCCGAGGCGAGCCAGTCCTCGACGCGGAAATCGGTGCGGCCGCGGTCGATGGTGCGGCGCAGCGCCGCGAGGTCCTCGGGCCGCGCGCGCCGGCAGGCAAGCCGCACGGCGGTGTCTTCCAGCTCTTCGCGGAATTCGAAGAGGTCGCGGATCTCCT is from Salipiger sp. H15 and encodes:
- a CDS encoding GntR family transcriptional regulator — its product is MQTMSTDEAAENAALPQAERALQDIRRDILSMAFAPGEPVSERSLQERYGMSRTPIRAALAALIAEGLVDRDPRGGYVIAPIDLQEIRDLFEFREELEDTAVRLACRRARPEDLAALRRTIDRGRTDFRVEDWLASGLDVHVELAALSGNPFLRDAVRAAVGRALRLRWLLASDAAQRETAWQEHTEILDLVAAGDADEAARKVRLHTREVRDQILAAVESARRFLGTRGVVDHKRDHNRDRDDTH